The nucleotide window CCCAGCGGTCATAGAAAAAAATGAAGGAAGAAAAAATATAAGGAAAAAAGAAATGAAAAAAAAAAGGAATAAAAGTAAAAAAGGGGTTATTTTAGTAGGCCATGGGGGAGTTCCGAAAGATTTTCCTTATGAGTTGATTGCTAAACTCAAACGCCTTGAAATGCAACGCTCTTCCTCAGGGTTAAAACCTACTCCTGAGGAAATGGAATTGGATAGCAAGATCCGGAATTGGCCTCGAACGTCGGAAACCGATCCTTATAAGGCGGGTTTAGAATCCTTGGGGGCCCAATTAAAACCTCTCCTGGGTGAGGCCCAATTTAAAGTAGCCTTTAATGAGTTTTGTGCCCCAACGTTAGAGGAGGCCGTTTCGCAGTTTGTGTCCTCGGGAGTAGAAGAAATTACAGTGATTCCTTCAATGCTTACTCCCGGAGGATCCCATTCTGAACTTGAGGTCCCAGAGATTATGAAGGATTTGCGCTCAACATATCCCTCAGTCAAATTTTGGTATGCCTGGCCGTTTGACCTTAAAAAAGTCGCTTATTTATTATGGGAACAGGTTGAACGGTTCCATTAAAGTGCCATCATCCCGAAAACCAACCAAAATAAAAGCCTTTTTTTTCCTTTGGCAAATCCAAAAAGTAATAACCTCCTTCCCAATTGGGAGGAGAATCATAAAATTCAGTTAATTCTTTTGGGGATCTTTTTGTTTTTTTGAGGTTCTTTTAAGAAAGGTGACCGAATCCTCCCTTTGAATTTGTCTTCTGATTGGGCGGTGATGACGGTTTTTAATAAT belongs to Nitrospiria bacterium and includes:
- a CDS encoding CbiX/SirB N-terminal domain-containing protein; the encoded protein is MKKKRNKSKKGVILVGHGGVPKDFPYELIAKLKRLEMQRSSSGLKPTPEEMELDSKIRNWPRTSETDPYKAGLESLGAQLKPLLGEAQFKVAFNEFCAPTLEEAVSQFVSSGVEEITVIPSMLTPGGSHSELEVPEIMKDLRSTYPSVKFWYAWPFDLKKVAYLLWEQVERFH